Genomic DNA from Thermoplasmatales archaeon:
GCTGTTTCAAATCTTTCCCGATTCCTTGTTCTCTTTATTTCAGCGGTTACAAGTCTTTTATTTCCAATTGTATCAGAGCTATATACAAAAAATGATTTAGAAGAAATAAAGAGAGTTACAAAAATTTCTGAGAGATACCTAAGCATGATTGTATTTCCAATAGTAGCTACAATGATTTCTCTTTCATATGCAGTAATTCATATTCTTATCAGTGATAAATATTTGCCAGCCATCTCAGTTTTGCAAATTTTCCCTATTTTTTTAATATTGGAAGCATTGAGCTCACCCTACTCAACAATGCTATCTGGAATGAATATGCCAAAATATGAGAGGAATAGGCTCGCAATAATAGCATTTTCAAATGTAATATTAAATCTAATTTTGCTCCCGAAAATCGGGTTGATTGGAGGAGCAATGGCAATAGTTTTTTCTTATTTAGCAGGGCTGATTTACATAAGAATTGTTTCATTTAAGATTGCAAAAACTGGATTTAATTACAAAGTAGTGATGCATGCAATTTCTGCGATTATTTCATATTTTGCTATAATTTATACCACCAAATTTTTTACAATAGCAAGATGGTATTATCTTATTGCATTTTCCATGCTTTGCTTTTTAATTTATTTCTTTGTTCTATTTATTTTGGGAGAATTTAAGAAAGAAGATTTTGTTTTCTTTGCAGATGCATTAAATCCTTTTAAGATGATTGGGTATGTAAGGGATGAGATAAAAAATAAATAAATGTTAAAGATAACGATTGCAATGAAAAAAATAACAGTTATAATTCCAACGATGAACTGCGAGAAAGATCTAGAAGAATGCTTGCTTGCTCTTAAAAATCAAAAATTCAAAGATTTTGAAATTCTTGTTGTAGATGGGCATTCAGAGGATAATACAGTAGAGATAGCAAAAAAATATGGAGCAAAGGTTATTTTTGATGAAGGAGCTACAAGGGCAAGTGCTTGCAACAAAGCTCTGGAAAATGCAGCAACGCCATACATAGCTTTTACAGATGCAGATTGCCTGCCGCCGCCTAACTGGCTTGAAAAAATAGTTGAAGATTTTGAAGAAAATGATGTTGCAAGCGTAGGAGGAGCAAACTTCTCGCCAGATAGCGATAATGATTTTGCTAAATGCGTTGATATTGTTTATTCATCTCGCTTCGTTACTGGCACAGCAAGATATGGAAAAGTTTATAGCGAAATTACTGAAATTGAGCATAATCCAGGATGCAATTCCGCATATAATATGAAATTTATTAAAGGAATAAAATTTGATGAAAGCCTGCCAACTGCTGAAGATGTTGT
This window encodes:
- a CDS encoding polysaccharide biosynthesis C-terminal domain-containing protein produces the protein SFDYFKSYYSFAIPVAIGSASSLIVTNFDRVAIQIFYGAEEVGQYFAVSNLSRFLVLFISAVTSLLFPIVSELYTKNDLEEIKRVTKISERYLSMIVFPIVATMISLSYAVIHILISDKYLPAISVLQIFPIFLILEALSSPYSTMLSGMNMPKYERNRLAIIAFSNVILNLILLPKIGLIGGAMAIVFSYLAGLIYIRIVSFKIAKTGFNYKVVMHAISAIISYFAIIYTTKFFTIARWYYLIAFSMLCFLIYFFVLFILGEFKKEDFVFFADALNPFKMIGYVRDEIKNK
- a CDS encoding glycosyltransferase, with the protein product MKKITVIIPTMNCEKDLEECLLALKNQKFKDFEILVVDGHSEDNTVEIAKKYGAKVIFDEGATRASACNKALENAATPYIAFTDADCLPPPNWLEKIVEDFEENDVASVGGANFSPDSDNDFAKCVDIVYSSRFVTGTARYGKVYSEITEIEHNPGCNSAYNMKFIKGIKFDESLPTAEDVVFDYEIRKRGGKIIFDPDIGMPHKRRNNLKGFWKQIYRYGLGRAIANKKYPELASIFHVLPSLAIILLPIYIIFSIVFWIFFSPIFLYLLFAFLISYFLLCLYGSATSYSKYKNGKRIIKSAFLIPIAHIAWGIGYIKGMRK